From Nonlabens sp. Ci31, the proteins below share one genomic window:
- a CDS encoding carboxypeptidase-like regulatory domain-containing protein, with protein MKNFLLFIALLATCFMYSQNAIIQGIILDENNKPIADVNVNILGTTIGTASDKTGFYRLIVPANQKISIVFTSISFKSATQNFELDGKAPFEFNPVLNTAIEQMGTVTIKNTRTKEFAGITNVDPRIVRAIPGVQPGVENLLKSLPGVSSNNELSTQYAVRGGNFDENLVYINEIEVYRPFLIRSGQQEGLSIVNADLVRNVDFSAGGFQSKYGDKLSSVLDIDYRRPTEFGAGIDASFLGVNAFVEGTAFAKAATGILGLRYRNNSLFVNSRETDAITRPVFIDAQTYLTYQVSPKFELSFLGNIAINSYEFEPLTSQTNFGTVDDAQALIINYDGRENDQYETYFGAMKASYDVNKLLNLRFITSVYHTQEQEHFDILGRYRIGRPNTNIGGDNLGEVDFTRAIGSELDHGRNDLDALIVSLEHKGTLELDSGKKDNDQLDWGLKFNSEDMRDRLREYTVIDSAGFNIRPPSVPANDQPYFSYVAPLDAFESVSADNDVQVTRLQAFAQYSSRGYLGDHEVYWNAGVRSHTWNVSGSDITSTTQTVFSPRGQVAIKPYWTDTNMLFRFSTGWYYQPPLYRELRDQQGVVNPDVKAQKSVHFVLGNDWSFDWTAADGEKRPFKLTSEAYYKNLTDVNTYTLENVRIRYRANNDATAYAYGLDVRLAGEFVKGTESWISLGYLKTEENLDGRGFIARPTDQRLKIAFLFQDYVPNIPNLKAYINMVYSSGLPGGSPSYADPYDFQFRLKDYFRADLGVQFVLVDDKKKAKEGSWLQNFDELSIGAQIFNIFDYENNISNLWVRDVATSAQYAVPVRLTPRVFNLRLIAKL; from the coding sequence TTGAAGAATTTCTTACTATTTATTGCATTACTCGCGACTTGCTTTATGTACTCTCAAAATGCCATCATCCAAGGCATCATACTGGATGAAAACAACAAACCCATCGCAGATGTTAATGTAAATATTTTAGGAACTACTATAGGAACTGCAAGCGACAAGACCGGTTTTTACAGACTCATTGTACCTGCAAATCAGAAGATCAGCATTGTATTTACCTCAATTTCTTTTAAGTCTGCTACTCAAAATTTTGAATTGGATGGCAAGGCCCCGTTTGAATTTAATCCGGTACTAAATACCGCTATTGAACAAATGGGTACGGTAACTATTAAAAATACCAGAACCAAAGAATTTGCTGGAATTACCAATGTAGATCCCAGGATAGTAAGAGCCATTCCCGGTGTACAACCTGGAGTAGAGAATCTATTAAAGTCACTTCCAGGGGTCTCCTCTAACAATGAATTGAGCACACAATATGCCGTAAGAGGTGGAAATTTTGATGAAAACCTAGTGTACATCAATGAAATCGAAGTATACCGACCGTTTTTAATACGCAGCGGCCAGCAAGAAGGATTGAGCATTGTAAATGCTGATTTAGTGCGCAATGTAGATTTTAGTGCAGGTGGTTTTCAATCTAAATACGGTGACAAGTTGAGTTCTGTTCTTGACATTGATTACCGCCGTCCTACTGAATTTGGAGCAGGAATAGACGCTAGCTTTTTAGGTGTGAATGCTTTTGTAGAAGGTACCGCTTTCGCGAAAGCGGCCACCGGAATACTGGGATTGCGATATAGAAACAACAGTTTATTTGTGAATTCTAGAGAAACAGATGCCATCACTAGACCCGTTTTTATAGACGCACAAACCTATTTAACTTATCAAGTGAGCCCAAAATTTGAGCTGAGCTTTTTAGGAAACATTGCCATCAATAGTTACGAATTTGAACCACTTACCTCACAAACTAATTTTGGGACTGTAGATGATGCACAAGCCTTGATTATCAATTATGACGGAAGAGAAAACGATCAATACGAGACTTATTTTGGAGCAATGAAAGCCAGTTATGATGTAAATAAACTATTGAATTTACGTTTTATAACCAGCGTTTATCACACGCAAGAGCAGGAACATTTTGATATTTTAGGACGCTATCGCATCGGGCGACCCAATACAAATATAGGTGGCGATAATCTAGGAGAAGTAGATTTTACTCGTGCCATAGGTAGTGAATTGGATCACGGGCGTAATGATCTGGACGCGCTTATCGTGAGTCTAGAACACAAAGGAACATTAGAACTTGATAGTGGTAAAAAAGACAATGACCAGCTGGATTGGGGATTGAAGTTCAATTCTGAAGATATGAGAGATCGATTGCGAGAATACACCGTAATTGACAGTGCTGGTTTTAATATCCGACCACCATCGGTTCCAGCAAATGACCAGCCGTATTTTTCTTATGTAGCTCCGCTAGATGCTTTTGAGTCCGTAAGCGCTGATAATGATGTACAAGTAACCCGACTACAGGCGTTTGCTCAATACAGCAGTCGTGGCTATTTAGGAGATCATGAAGTTTACTGGAATGCTGGCGTACGCTCTCACACATGGAATGTAAGTGGAAGCGATATTACGAGTACGACACAAACTGTTTTCTCTCCTCGAGGACAAGTAGCCATAAAGCCTTACTGGACAGACACCAACATGCTTTTTAGATTCTCTACAGGTTGGTATTATCAACCACCCTTATATAGAGAATTACGTGATCAACAAGGAGTTGTGAACCCTGATGTAAAAGCGCAGAAATCCGTTCATTTTGTTCTAGGTAACGATTGGAGTTTTGATTGGACTGCAGCAGACGGAGAAAAAAGACCTTTTAAATTGACTAGTGAAGCTTATTACAAGAACCTCACTGATGTCAACACCTATACCTTAGAAAATGTAAGGATCCGTTACCGAGCAAATAACGATGCAACTGCTTATGCATACGGACTTGACGTACGTCTTGCAGGAGAATTTGTGAAAGGAACGGAAAGTTGGATCTCCTTAGGCTATTTAAAAACAGAGGAAAATCTGGATGGTCGTGGTTTTATAGCCAGACCAACAGATCAACGACTTAAAATAGCTTTCTTATTTCAAGATTATGTACCTAACATCCCTAATCTTAAGGCTTATATTAATATGGTTTATAGCTCTGGGCTACCCGGTGGATCCCCTAGCTATGCAGATCCTTATGACTTCCAATTCCGTTTAAAAGACTATTTTAGAGCAGATCTAGGTGTTCAATTTGTACTTGTAGACGATAAGAAAAAAGCCAAAGAAGGCAGCTGGTTACAAAACTTTGACGAGCTTTCTATAGGTGCTCAAATCTTTAATATTTTTGATTATGAAAACAATATTTCTAATCTTTGGGTTAGAGATGTAGCTACTAGTGCACAATATGCCGTTCCTGTAAGACTGACTCCTAGAGTATTTAATTTAAGGCTGATTGCTAAGTTGTAG
- a CDS encoding cysteine desulfurase family protein — protein MKHVYLDSAATTQMRPEVIARMTEVMSEVHGNPSSTHTYGRSAKSLVETARKNIAAQLHVTAAEIIFTSGGTEADNLAIHSSVRDLGVERIITTSIEHHAVIYIVDYCADTYGTEVAHVKLKECGTPNYIDLERLLSSSDKKTLVSLMHINNEIGNKLDIDRVGALCKKYKALFHSDCVQSVGHYEMDLAKLPVDFTAVSAHKFHGPKGVGFAFIRKGTGLKPIILGGSQERGIRAGTESVHNIVGMDLALKMAYDHLEEDRAYVLDLKNYFKDQLEVHVPGVKFNGNCSDQDNSTYTLLNVCLPCPADKAAMLLFTMDLKGIACSRGSACQSGAQKGSHVLTSVLSEEDLNKPSLRFSFSIYNTKEELDYVVEVLKEYLQGMAS, from the coding sequence ATGAAACATGTTTATCTAGATAGCGCAGCGACCACGCAAATGAGACCAGAAGTTATTGCAAGAATGACTGAAGTGATGAGTGAAGTCCACGGTAACCCAAGTTCTACGCATACGTATGGACGAAGCGCAAAGTCCCTTGTCGAAACTGCTCGTAAAAACATAGCCGCTCAACTCCATGTCACTGCGGCCGAAATTATTTTCACTTCTGGTGGTACTGAGGCAGACAACCTTGCTATTCACAGTAGTGTACGTGACCTAGGTGTAGAACGCATTATTACCACTTCTATAGAACATCATGCGGTCATTTACATTGTAGATTACTGTGCAGATACATACGGAACTGAAGTCGCTCATGTTAAATTAAAAGAGTGTGGTACGCCCAATTATATAGATTTAGAACGCTTACTTTCTTCTAGCGATAAGAAAACACTTGTTTCCTTGATGCACATCAATAATGAGATTGGGAATAAATTAGACATCGATCGAGTAGGAGCTTTGTGTAAAAAGTACAAGGCCTTGTTTCATAGCGATTGCGTGCAATCGGTGGGGCATTATGAAATGGACCTGGCTAAGTTGCCAGTAGATTTCACAGCCGTATCTGCTCATAAATTCCACGGACCTAAAGGAGTAGGATTTGCCTTTATAAGAAAAGGAACCGGTCTAAAGCCTATTATTTTAGGTGGTTCACAAGAAAGAGGGATTAGAGCAGGAACAGAAAGTGTTCACAACATTGTCGGTATGGATCTCGCTTTGAAAATGGCTTATGATCATCTAGAAGAAGATCGTGCCTATGTTCTAGATCTTAAAAATTATTTCAAAGACCAACTAGAAGTTCATGTGCCAGGAGTCAAATTCAACGGGAATTGCAGTGATCAGGATAACAGTACTTACACGCTATTAAACGTATGTCTACCATGTCCAGCAGATAAAGCTGCGATGCTTTTATTCACCATGGACTTGAAGGGTATTGCTTGTTCTAGAGGGAGTGCATGCCAAAGCGGCGCTCAAAAAGGTTCTCATGTACTGACTAGTGTTCTTTCAGAAGAAGATTTAAACAAGCCTAGTTTGCGTTTTAGCTTTTCAATTTACAATACAAAAGAAGAACTGGACTATGTAGTAGAGGTGTTGAAGGAATACCTGCAAGGGATGGCATCATAA
- a CDS encoding Smr/MutS family protein, with amino-acid sequence MYSYKIGDRVLVLDDEFGGVVAFAKAEQITILTDDGIEITYHQRELILDRSFQVSHVVRKEEPAPKKSKTRLVSRKKAAFIPAVEIDLHIHQLVKSERGMDAYDKLNIQIDTARHKIEWAIQNRIPKLVFIHGVGQGVLKEELNFLFQRYGQIKFYDADYQKYGRGATEIYIRQNL; translated from the coding sequence ATGTATTCATATAAAATAGGTGATCGTGTGTTGGTGCTGGACGATGAGTTTGGTGGGGTGGTCGCTTTCGCGAAAGCGGAACAAATAACCATTTTAACAGATGACGGCATAGAAATAACTTACCATCAAAGGGAGTTGATTTTAGACCGGTCTTTCCAAGTGTCCCATGTCGTGCGCAAGGAAGAGCCAGCGCCCAAAAAATCAAAAACAAGACTCGTATCTAGAAAGAAAGCTGCTTTTATTCCGGCGGTAGAAATCGATTTACATATACATCAACTCGTAAAATCAGAACGAGGAATGGACGCTTATGACAAACTCAATATTCAAATAGATACGGCAAGGCATAAAATAGAATGGGCCATCCAAAACCGCATTCCAAAACTGGTTTTTATACACGGAGTAGGTCAAGGCGTGCTCAAAGAAGAGCTCAACTTCCTCTTTCAGCGCTATGGGCAGATTAAGTTTTATGATGCCGATTATCAGAAATACGGCCGCGGTGCTACTGAAATATACATCCGCCAGAACTTGTAG
- a CDS encoding T9SS type A sorting domain-containing protein, whose translation MKKIFLLLLIVFSFQMTDAQLWIVGDNFVYSKGTDIFVKDKINLDTDSKFYLREEAQLIQDNNVGNEGDGIISVFQEGTSNAFTYNYWSAPVSNQLTGSDGNVGFRNTQIKYPTVDTSDPSILNTDLTITAGNSQILAYGVSNGMSDDGNLGGTPLRVAGRWLWTYDSGGSPVTGYAGWSIFNGTQTTRTGYGFTMKGVNDMGSFNNGAFNGNTGQRYDFRGRPNNGTILVGVGNNNGTLAGNPYPSALDIKKFLQENAQDSGPNTVKIDPWVEFWESQVETSHSLTSYLGGYARYVPMGFTAGGSDGYDNDGVYLEAIFRRTDNDGNIMTSTSTASVGPPNPPGNQNSYGIGIDGKRRYAAIGQGFFISRTNTDVLLTATSFEQVATPNLTTGNTVPSGPGDQAEFNNSMRAFQREDAATSIFKSAPGNASSNPQDALIARQIPKMILNVVPNGLYARPLTFAFDNSTSQAYDFAWEGPVSGRLNTDAYIKIGTTGEYALSSQAFDEDMTLPIGVQVANSFTAPIDVEFELAFMINFDPTNVYLHDTQTGVYHDIKSGNKTLLIAPGHYTDRFEITFKNTSGTLSNESLDTTNFDVFQNNRNKELMVLNPALEEVANISLYDLAGRQIFSNKPSSTQASYSFDTATLSSAIYIAKVTTTNNKETAVKVSVSN comes from the coding sequence ATGAAGAAAATTTTCTTGTTACTTTTAATTGTGTTTTCCTTTCAAATGACTGATGCTCAACTTTGGATAGTTGGAGACAATTTTGTCTATTCCAAAGGAACTGATATATTTGTAAAGGATAAAATCAACCTTGATACCGATTCTAAATTTTATTTAAGAGAAGAGGCGCAACTGATTCAAGATAATAATGTAGGCAATGAAGGAGATGGAATTATTTCTGTTTTTCAAGAAGGAACGTCTAATGCATTTACTTATAATTATTGGTCTGCACCAGTAAGTAATCAATTAACCGGTAGCGACGGTAATGTAGGATTTAGAAACACACAAATTAAATATCCTACTGTCGATACCTCAGATCCAAGTATTCTGAATACCGATTTAACAATTACAGCAGGAAATTCTCAAATACTCGCTTACGGAGTAAGTAACGGTATGTCTGATGATGGTAATTTAGGTGGTACTCCACTGCGAGTTGCTGGAAGATGGTTATGGACCTATGATAGCGGTGGAAGCCCAGTTACTGGTTATGCAGGATGGAGTATTTTTAATGGTACTCAAACTACCCGTACTGGTTATGGTTTTACTATGAAAGGCGTAAATGACATGGGATCCTTTAACAATGGCGCTTTTAATGGAAATACGGGTCAACGTTATGATTTTAGAGGCCGCCCTAATAACGGTACCATCTTAGTAGGTGTTGGTAATAATAACGGTACTCTTGCTGGAAATCCGTATCCAAGTGCTTTAGATATAAAGAAATTTTTACAAGAAAATGCTCAAGATTCAGGACCTAACACGGTAAAAATAGATCCTTGGGTAGAGTTCTGGGAATCTCAAGTAGAAACATCTCACTCCTTAACAAGTTATTTAGGAGGTTATGCAAGATATGTACCTATGGGATTTACAGCCGGTGGATCTGATGGTTATGACAATGATGGGGTTTATTTAGAAGCTATTTTTAGAAGAACTGATAATGATGGTAACATCATGACCAGTACTTCCACTGCAAGTGTAGGACCACCTAATCCACCAGGAAATCAAAATTCCTATGGTATTGGTATTGACGGTAAAAGAAGGTATGCAGCTATAGGTCAAGGATTTTTTATATCTAGGACCAATACAGATGTGCTATTAACAGCAACCTCTTTTGAACAAGTCGCTACACCAAACTTGACTACTGGTAATACAGTACCTAGTGGCCCTGGAGATCAAGCGGAGTTCAATAATTCTATGAGAGCATTTCAAAGAGAGGACGCTGCTACTTCTATTTTTAAATCTGCTCCGGGAAATGCTAGTTCTAATCCGCAGGACGCATTAATTGCTCGACAAATACCTAAGATGATTTTAAATGTAGTCCCTAATGGACTATACGCAAGACCTTTAACTTTTGCTTTTGACAACAGCACATCACAAGCCTACGACTTTGCTTGGGAAGGACCTGTCTCTGGAAGACTGAATACAGATGCTTATATCAAAATAGGTACGACTGGTGAATACGCTCTTTCTTCACAAGCATTTGATGAAGACATGACCTTACCTATAGGTGTGCAGGTAGCTAACAGCTTTACCGCTCCTATTGATGTAGAATTTGAACTTGCTTTTATGATCAATTTTGATCCTACCAATGTGTACCTACACGATACTCAAACTGGTGTATATCACGATATCAAATCTGGAAATAAAACTTTACTCATCGCACCAGGCCACTACACAGACCGTTTTGAAATAACGTTCAAAAACACTTCTGGTACATTAAGCAATGAAAGCTTAGATACTACTAATTTTGATGTATTCCAAAACAATAGAAACAAAGAGTTAATGGTATTAAATCCTGCTCTTGAAGAGGTGGCAAATATTTCTTTATACGATCTTGCTGGAAGACAAATATTCTCTAACAAGCCGTCATCTACTCAAGCTAGTTACAGTTTTGATACGGCCACTTTATCAAGTGCTATTTACATTGCTAAAGTAACAACAACTAACAATAAAGAAACTGCTGTCAAAGTAAGTGTTTCTAACTAG
- a CDS encoding DUF2752 domain-containing protein has protein sequence MTLLITDGWMLPCMSKQLTGMDCPGCGIQRSISFLLQGHLTDSFLMYPGLFPGIFLFFFLIFDWFTEVKYSEQIKLWATLITIGTIITSFLVKMAIH, from the coding sequence ATGACATTGCTCATTACTGATGGCTGGATGCTACCTTGTATGAGTAAACAATTAACGGGGATGGACTGTCCTGGATGTGGAATCCAGCGGTCCATTTCTTTTTTATTACAAGGTCATTTAACAGACTCTTTCCTTATGTATCCTGGATTATTTCCCGGTATATTTTTATTCTTTTTTCTTATTTTTGATTGGTTTACAGAGGTAAAATATAGTGAGCAAATTAAACTGTGGGCAACCCTGATCACCATAGGAACAATTATTACCAGTTTTTTAGTAAAAATGGCTATTCATTGA
- a CDS encoding CCC motif membrane protein, whose protein sequence is MQKLNTTLVYILSVIGFLCCCVYGIGTIAAIIALVVANKELAKYHANPDEYINANAMKTARTVAIVSLVLSFIGLAFIIWFYMNQCEFYNWYIDMFADNPNVTEEQLAPIYNAMEEAGCM, encoded by the coding sequence ATGCAAAAATTAAACACCACCTTAGTTTACATCTTATCGGTTATAGGATTCTTATGTTGTTGTGTATACGGAATAGGAACTATTGCAGCTATCATAGCTCTTGTAGTAGCTAACAAGGAACTTGCTAAATACCATGCAAATCCAGATGAGTATATAAACGCTAACGCAATGAAAACAGCAAGGACTGTTGCCATTGTTTCTTTAGTACTATCATTTATCGGATTAGCATTTATCATTTGGTTCTACATGAATCAGTGTGAATTTTACAATTGGTACATTGATATGTTTGCTGACAACCCTAACGTAACAGAAGAACAATTAGCTCCTATATATAATGCTATGGAAGAAGCTGGATGTATGTAA
- a CDS encoding DUF2752 domain-containing protein, whose translation MIFTAAAFFLLKNYHPEESALFPQCPSKYVIGYDCPGCGSQRAVHSLLNGQLEKAFNYNPLLFFLLPFGILVGVFEWIPSLRSHSFRRVLNNKYVVLSVFALIIVFTIWRNL comes from the coding sequence GTGATTTTTACAGCTGCCGCATTTTTTTTACTCAAAAATTACCATCCAGAGGAGTCGGCTCTTTTTCCACAATGCCCCAGTAAATACGTGATAGGTTATGACTGTCCAGGTTGTGGATCGCAGCGGGCAGTTCATTCTTTATTGAATGGACAGTTAGAAAAAGCTTTTAATTATAATCCGCTGTTGTTTTTCTTATTGCCTTTTGGAATTTTAGTGGGAGTGTTTGAATGGATTCCTTCCTTGAGAAGTCATTCTTTTAGACGTGTACTTAATAATAAGTATGTGGTACTATCTGTGTTTGCACTGATTATAGTTTTTACCATTTGGCGTAATCTATAA
- a CDS encoding CD225/dispanin family protein → MEVQNQPQHSQQFNSGNASGPAPKTWLAESIIVTILCCQIFGIIAIIYSSQVESKHRIGDIQGALDSSRKAKNWVIAAVATGVVLIAVFFFTGILAAIADGGGF, encoded by the coding sequence ATGGAAGTACAAAACCAACCTCAGCACTCGCAACAATTTAATTCTGGTAATGCTAGTGGTCCGGCACCCAAAACATGGCTTGCAGAGTCCATAATAGTCACCATATTGTGTTGTCAGATATTCGGTATCATTGCGATTATTTATAGTTCGCAAGTAGAGAGCAAGCATAGAATAGGAGATATTCAAGGTGCTTTAGATTCTAGTAGAAAAGCTAAAAATTGGGTTATTGCAGCTGTTGCTACAGGCGTAGTTCTAATTGCGGTCTTTTTCTTTACAGGAATTCTCGCTGCAATTGCAGATGGTGGTGGGTTTTAA
- the rocD gene encoding ornithine--oxo-acid transaminase, producing MNKSTDMSVDTQSKAQHYIDLEDQHGAHNYHPLPVVLERGEGVYVWDVEGKRYYDFLSAYSAVNQGHCHPAIVNAMNEQAQTLTLTSRAFHNDKLGLYEKYMTEYFQFDKVLPMNTGAEAVETAIKIARKWAYEKKGVAEHEAKIIVCENNFHGRTTTIISFSNDEGARKNFGPYTPGFIKIPYNDTAALEKALQEENVAGFLIEPIQGEAGVFTPHDDFMRSSRDLCKKYHALFIADEIQTGIARTGGLLAVCGDCNCEAHCERQEKTYARPDILILGKALSGGAYPVSAVLADNEVMNVIQPGQHGSTFGGNPVAAAVAMAALEVVKDEHLIQNARALGNYFRAEINKYIETTDTVTLVRGKGLLNAIVINDAEDSKTAWNICLRLRDNGLLAKPTHGNIIRFAPPLVMTKEQLDECISIIIKTLKEFE from the coding sequence ATGAATAAAAGCACTGATATGAGCGTGGATACACAAAGCAAAGCACAACATTATATAGATTTAGAAGATCAGCATGGAGCACACAATTACCATCCGTTACCAGTAGTACTGGAAAGAGGTGAGGGTGTTTATGTCTGGGATGTAGAAGGAAAGCGGTATTATGATTTTCTAAGTGCTTATAGTGCTGTAAATCAAGGACATTGTCATCCAGCTATCGTAAATGCTATGAATGAACAAGCGCAAACTTTGACGCTTACTTCAAGAGCCTTCCATAATGACAAACTAGGATTGTACGAAAAGTACATGACAGAGTATTTTCAGTTTGATAAGGTCTTACCGATGAATACGGGTGCTGAAGCCGTAGAAACGGCGATCAAAATCGCACGTAAATGGGCTTATGAGAAAAAAGGAGTAGCCGAGCATGAGGCAAAAATAATTGTATGTGAAAATAATTTTCACGGTCGTACAACGACGATTATTTCATTCTCCAATGATGAAGGGGCTCGTAAAAACTTTGGTCCTTATACACCAGGATTCATTAAGATACCTTATAATGATACAGCAGCTTTAGAAAAAGCACTTCAAGAAGAAAACGTAGCAGGATTTTTAATAGAGCCTATACAAGGAGAAGCAGGAGTTTTTACACCGCATGATGATTTTATGAGGTCTTCTCGTGATTTATGTAAAAAATACCACGCGTTATTCATCGCAGATGAGATCCAAACCGGAATCGCAAGAACCGGTGGTTTGCTCGCTGTATGTGGGGATTGTAATTGTGAAGCACATTGTGAACGACAAGAAAAAACTTATGCACGTCCTGATATATTGATTTTAGGTAAAGCATTATCTGGTGGCGCCTATCCCGTAAGTGCTGTGTTAGCAGATAATGAAGTAATGAATGTGATCCAACCAGGGCAGCACGGTTCTACTTTTGGAGGTAATCCTGTAGCGGCTGCTGTAGCGATGGCTGCACTTGAAGTGGTGAAAGATGAACACTTGATTCAAAACGCTCGTGCTTTAGGAAACTATTTCAGAGCTGAAATCAATAAATACATTGAAACAACTGATACGGTTACTTTGGTAAGAGGTAAAGGTTTGTTGAATGCTATTGTCATCAATGATGCAGAAGATAGCAAGACGGCATGGAACATTTGTTTGAGATTAAGAGATAATGGATTGCTCGCTAAACCCACTCACGGAAATATTATTAGATTTGCACCACCACTCGTGATGACTAAAGAGCAACTTGATGAGTGTATTTCAATTATCATTAAAACACTTAAAGAATTCGAATAA
- the rlmD gene encoding 23S rRNA (uracil(1939)-C(5))-methyltransferase RlmD: MSKRRKRAQKSFENVPVVDAGARGKSVAKTEEGEVIFLTDAVPGDVVNIQTFKKKKSFYEGKVTKFIELSDRRAEPVCKHFNTCGGCKWQHMTYESQLYFKQKEVAENLKRIGHLELPEMTPIAGSSEQYRYRNKMEFSFSANRWLTLEEIQSDVEIEDKKALGFHIPGMWDKILHLDECHLHPQIGEDIRLSVHAFAKAENISYFNPREKSGTLRTLMLRMSSTGENMVVIQFFEDNQVQRLALLDHLKESFPQITSLQYIINEKANDTIYDQDVICYHGRDHIYEEMEGLQFKINAKSFYQTNSKQAYELYKITRDFAGLTGKELVYDLYTGTGTIAQFVAKKAKHVVGIEAIPVAIEDAKTNAKHNGIENTTFFAGDMKEVFTQDFIDEHGQPDVIITDPPRDGMHKDVVAQLIKLSAARIVYVSCNSATQARDLALLDEKYTIVKVQPVDMFPQTHHVENVVLLELKK, from the coding sequence ATGTCAAAACGAAGAAAAAGAGCTCAAAAGTCCTTTGAAAATGTACCTGTAGTAGATGCTGGTGCAAGAGGTAAAAGTGTTGCAAAAACAGAAGAAGGTGAAGTGATTTTCCTTACAGATGCAGTCCCTGGCGACGTGGTTAACATACAAACCTTTAAGAAAAAGAAGTCCTTTTACGAGGGTAAAGTAACTAAATTTATTGAATTAAGCGATAGACGTGCAGAGCCTGTTTGCAAGCATTTCAACACCTGTGGAGGATGTAAATGGCAACACATGACCTATGAAAGTCAGCTGTATTTTAAGCAAAAAGAAGTAGCTGAAAACCTTAAGAGAATAGGTCACCTAGAACTTCCAGAAATGACTCCTATTGCTGGTTCTTCAGAACAATACCGCTACCGCAACAAAATGGAATTCAGTTTTTCTGCAAACCGTTGGTTGACACTAGAAGAGATTCAAAGTGACGTAGAAATTGAAGATAAAAAAGCGCTTGGCTTTCATATCCCTGGAATGTGGGATAAGATTTTGCACCTGGACGAGTGTCACCTACATCCTCAAATAGGAGAAGATATTAGGTTGAGTGTGCACGCTTTCGCGAAAGCGGAAAACATATCCTACTTCAACCCAAGAGAAAAATCTGGAACATTGCGCACTTTAATGCTGCGCATGTCTTCTACCGGAGAAAATATGGTGGTCATCCAATTTTTTGAAGATAATCAGGTACAAAGACTCGCCTTATTAGATCATTTAAAAGAGTCCTTCCCACAAATTACTTCTTTGCAGTACATCATCAATGAAAAAGCAAATGATACCATTTATGACCAAGACGTCATTTGTTATCATGGCCGTGATCATATCTATGAAGAAATGGAAGGTTTGCAATTCAAGATCAATGCCAAGTCATTCTATCAGACCAATAGCAAGCAAGCTTATGAACTGTATAAAATAACTAGAGATTTTGCCGGACTTACGGGAAAAGAGCTGGTCTATGATTTGTATACAGGAACAGGAACCATCGCACAATTTGTAGCAAAAAAAGCAAAACACGTTGTAGGAATTGAGGCTATTCCTGTAGCTATAGAAGATGCCAAAACAAATGCAAAACACAACGGTATAGAAAACACTACCTTCTTTGCTGGCGATATGAAAGAAGTCTTTACACAAGACTTTATCGATGAGCACGGTCAACCCGATGTTATTATTACCGATCCACCACGAGACGGTATGCACAAAGATGTAGTCGCTCAATTAATTAAACTGAGTGCTGCACGTATTGTTTATGTAAGCTGTAACAGTGCAACACAAGCACGTGATCTTGCGTTACTAGATGAGAAATATACTATTGTTAAAGTACAACCGGTAGACATGTTCCCTCAAACACACCATGTGGAGAACGTGGTTTTATTAGAATTAAAAAAGTAA